The genomic region tgttttcagaagtaagttttcaagatttttctcaCAGCGGTAAGGAATAATTATTTCATCCCACTAGAAATCTGTTTTGTGATCAAACTTTGCAACTTTGAACATCTGGAAGCTGAGTTTCCttttattagagaaaaaaataagcaaaatcagACATTTAAAGCATTCTTAACACAGGAAAGCAGACTTTCCCTTTTCTGGTGCCTCTCATTCCCACCACATCAATGTAAGTTATATCCTCCAAATCCATTTCAAATTTCTCATTGATTGAAATGTACCTTAAAGAGATTCCTGAGGGGTTCACAGTCTCGGGACCAGTTTCTTTCATATTAAAGCGTTTATAGTTACGTTTAtgtgtaaaatacatttatatgttGGATTTGAGTTATTTTTCCGGTGTATAGCCTGCTTTCCCAATCTCAATCTGCTTGttgagtggggaaaaaaaggcaattcagTAAACACAGGTTAGCTTTCTGTGCTGAGCAGCTTTTTGTAGAAGTCTCTCCATAAGCAGTAGATAAGTGGTTTTTAATCTGTGGTCCATAGATCACTGGTAAAGCATTATATGATTGGTTAACAAAACAAgtagaagaataaataaatgcaactcATAAAACAATTGTGAAATTGAGCAAGACAATCTTTATTCTTTTAGGAAAAAGTGTTCAACTCCTCATATCAAGAAAGTTGTGCAATGCTATCAGGGAGGGAGCTGCAACGGTTAAAGTAGCCAGCTGACTTGGACAGTGAGGCTGTTCCATTCCTTCTGatgctgcttttttgttctctgcttttaaGTTAACTTTCTGTTCTTGACTCTTTTCAAGTACAGAGGGCAGAGATACCCAAAAACGACTAAAGGCACTGAACGCTGCTGTCCTGAGATTATCCCGGAACATCAAGGAATTACAGGATGAGAATCGGAGTTTGAAAGAAGATCTAGATCATGTAGTGAGCACTTCTCTTGCatccaataaaacaaaaagtaggTGCTGAAAAGTTGGTGAATGAGGGATGAGGGATTTaggaacatttgaaaaatgtgtttgagaGGGAGGGCAAGACGCAACAATGGTAGAAATAAGGGAGATAAGACAAAGGTGGAGATTTGTGACAGGCAGAAGTTGGAATGAGAAGTTTCTTACAATAGTCTCTCCCTTACTTGTGGGGATGCTGCTCCAGTAAGAcattcctttattattattcctgaGAATTCTGGACTGGAATCACTTAAGATTAAGCTTCTGctggaaaactatttttatctGTTGGAAATGGATAAACATGAATGGTTTATATTGTTTTTTGAGCTAACTGGTATAGGAAGTCAGATatttcaagactgctttcttcttttcattactGCATCTTTAACGTTGAGGCTCAGTGATCTTTAGGTGGTCTTTTTGTATggacagaagtttaaaaaagaaatgttaattcaCTAATATAGTTTCCTGcttaaagctttgttttgtgtttagaTTACAGTGAATGGAGCAAGCAGAGGCTGGTGAGGCGGATTTTGGAACTAGAAAAGGTGGGTGATCAAAGTCACATGGCTGTCTTACTTATCACcaagcagaaaatacaaaaccacTGGCTTGTGCTCATGGCATGTATCAGCATTGTGTATTGTAGCACACACATGTGAACTGATGTCTGCACTGtgtccccttcctccctttttttcttttatcagacTTGAAAGTAAATGCATGTTTTAGAATTAAGTTCTGTTTGATCTTTTCTCATGGCCTAAGTGAAATTCTTTTATGCTagatttaattttcctcttctttttgcaTTTGTGGTATTTTTCTTGTGTATATAAATTTATCCTTTTTAGAAACTAGGTGCCATGGAGAACACCAGGGTATCACCAGCAGATAGTGAGCCATCCCAGTTACTTGCTGTGTCATCTTCACCTTCTGCAGACCTGGATCATCCAGATTCTCAACAGGTAGACCACGTTAAAGAATGCCATCACCTCCGAGGGCTAGTGAAGAAACTGAAGAGTGACAGGAGAGCACTTCAAAATCTCCTACTTAGTAAAGAGTAAGTACAGCGCTTTTTGAAATGTTGTCGCTTTTGTAGGTAAGAATTATTTGTATTACCTTACAGAACAATGCAATAAGttcttcacattttcagaaagaagacaaattttTAATGATCTCCTCAGCTTTTGTCAGAAGCTTTTTCTAGACCTGTTGGTGTTGTAAAATTAAGTTatagagggggggaaaaagtaaGCAAGAtgatggaaaatgagaaattctgCGTGTTTCTAAAACGTTTTTCACACCATGTCATTTTGCCAGACACAAGTTGAATGGTTATATGCTGCTTTATGTAGCACTTCTTGCATgtattttgctgtaaaaattttctttttgtttttgtttttttttgacaaacttttttttcactgatctGCCGCTTTCTACATTTAAGCCTGCATTCTGCCATGTGATGCCATgtgtcttcttttctctccagtAAGCAACTGATCTGCAATTTAAAGTGTTTAGACTAGTTTGGTGTGTTAGTGCATGAGGGCAGGCAGGTTAATCTGATCATGAGCAGAGATGTGCACAGAGCTATGTATTCTAATAAAATGCTCTGCCCCCCATGTCAACTCATCTTTGAACAAAAATGTATAGTGAGAGCACACAAAGAGAGTGCCTGgttctgaaaaatgtgtttgcattttgctttgtttaaaaggataaattaaatgtttagtTACTTtccaattttgttttatttataagtttaaacaaaaatagttACTTTGTTCATgtgaaataagattttttttaaaagaattacttAGATTTTCTTATACCTGTATAGATTAGATATCAAGCAGTTGCTACAGGCAAAGGCTGAAGTGGAGTTGGAGCTGCAGAAGTGGCagaataagaaagaagaaaaaagtatggAAGAACAGACTTCAAGGTATTGTATTCTGTATTAGTAGTTcctttcagaacaaaaaaaaaaaaaaaaaaaaagaataatctcTTTTGAAGTGGCTCAGAATTCATAGATCATACGAACTGCAGGAAGCTGggaatttatttaatgaaaaatgttttggaggGATGGAATATGTTACCAGGGGAGGAATTCTACAGAGTGATTTTAGAGGAAGTGGAAGTCTGAGATATACAGTAGAAAGAAGAATTagattataataaaaatgaatgggaGAAGAAGTGCTATGCTGTGCTtgacacatttctttttacaagAACAAACAACCCTCTTGTATCTTTACCTTACCTTAGCCTATGCTTCTGGACCACTGCCAATATGTCATTCTATgtagttcatttattttgtatcaCTGTTGGTAATAatcctgcacagagctggggacTGGAAAGTGATTGCATTATCGCTCTGTAAGACAGGACTTTGCTACAGTTTCATATTTATCAGTCATCATTTCAGATCTAGAGGCATTATTAATAGTATCAAGGGTACCATTGTAACCTTGGGCcgctttctttttaattttaacttagGACTATGCTATCACAACTTGAGAATTAATGCTCAGTGTCTGTAACTGTGAGAATATGTATCATGTTATCCTGAGAACAGTTTCCAACTTtggcctttttttaaaaaaaaaaaaaagtaacccaattttatgaaaataggTTCAGCATattcaaagcaggaaaaacagaaaatttctaGCTACAAACATCTTTGCTTTTCCAACCATAGTGAGGAAATCCAGATCCTTACACAGAAAGTTGGGAAATCAGAAGCAACattggaggaagaaaagagtgaAATGACAGAAGATACAATGGAAAAGCTTAATAAggtacagaaaaatgtttttttggttttgttttttttttttcattccatctTAGACCATGCAAATGAAGCTTATAGTCAAAATAGCTGCTAGATCTGTCTTTTCGGAGAAGCATCTTGTTATAGAGACGCTGAATGATGGTTAAGTTGTCTCAATAACCGCCACTGCGacttagggtttttttttttttggagctaCCTTAGTAACTACCTACCTGTTCTgccatcactttttttcttattcagtgGAATATTACAAAAAAGCTCATacttaagtattttttccttccttcctaagaagagaaaaaaattatacttGTAATATTAATTTATGTCTTCTTATAACATCTAAGCCCATTAGCTAATTTCAATCAGATACCGTAGAGGGAGGGAGGTCTTGTAAGTTTTGAAAGTTAAAGATGGACAGACAGGTAAGTGCGCTGTCTGTCAGACTGacaaaagacaacaacaacaaagaccctttgcagtgtttttacTCTGACCAGATGATCAATTAGGGCACGTGTGCTGTCCAATCAGAAAATACTCTTTAGCCCTTCTGTTTGCATGGAAGTTGGGCGTTCTTTCATGGGAAGGCTTACCAAACAGAGTACTAATCATGATGAAAACaaagttgttggtttttattttccctgctgATGGGGCACCATACTTAAGTAAAACAATTAAAGAAGATGccaatacaataaaataaactcttGTCCCTTTTGAAGTTTTTCTAGAGTTGAGATATTCACAATTGGATTCATTTCTGGATTTACTGATATCTAATATCTGTATTTGTGCAGCCCTTAATCCTTCTGGCCAGTCTTAAATAGGCCTGTGTACtcaattgtgtgtgtgttttttgtttttttttttgttttttttccatgaaatatgCATGAACTTGATATCTTTGCAATCTTCTGTCCCTTTGCCAAATGTTGTTGTAGCTGGTCAGTGGAGATGAGTGGGCTCTGACAGAAATGCTTTCAGGTGCAGGGTGGTCATGTTAATCTCATTTCACTAAAAACCAGCTGAGAAGTGTTACTGGGGATTTTGGTTATTTgtactttaaaattaatataccCTGAAATTACAGGTAATAtgaaagtataaataaaaatgtccatAAGCTTACGAGGGTACTATTTTTGATATACTGTGCAATTCTGTAGGAATTTGGGTTAGATTTTTTTGTGGTGTAGGCTGATGGATGCTAGATGATGTTTTGAATACCAAgtaacatgtttttaaaaacagccaaTGAACAGccccattttttccttctgcaggctATGTATATTCTTGGCCAGTAACCATCTATTTATTGAAATGTTCCCATTATTTGTAATTATCACTAAGTTCCTaccaatttttcattttaatagtaggttgtcatttttaatataacatgATCCATTTGCTAAGCTTAAGCCTGTAACTCAGTATTTTAAAGGTTATAAATAAATCCCTCTTACAGAATCAAGAGGCTTTTTTCAGACTCTGTAAAATCTCTTGTTCCTCTACTTAGAATTTTACACCAACTGATTAGTCTTTTAAAATTGCAGTTATAACTTCTGCTTGGCAAGTGAAGTAGAATGATTAGTATGGGCATGATACTTAGGGATCAAAAAGATCAGATAGCCAGAGGTGGTACGTGCAACCACACCTCTGGAGAAATAACTGGAacaaaatcttgttttgttcttggtttctctctctttttttttttttttcctaattaactAAGGTCTTCAAGACAGAAAAGTAGAGTTTTATCAATTTACACAAGCTTGCTTTCTTGTCAGTGTCACGTGATGGCCAACACAACACATCAGCAAACTTAAAAAGATGATTGTGGGGTCTCAGCTATCAGGAAGAGACTTGAGAGAGCTCCTAGGTTAATTAATATTAGCGTTCTCTGgagaaaaattgtaaaattaGGTACTCTGACATTTGTTCTCAGTCTGTCAATAACagatgtacaaaaaaaaaattcttatcAACAAAGCATTGGTTTCCACTGTGGGAATTCTTACTGCTATAGTAATGCATAGAAAAGTAGAAGTATGTgtaaatgaaaacctttttgtTCCCATGCTCAGCTAACTGCAAAAATGGGGACAGGAATGTGTTTTGCATTAAGTCATCCTGATGATGAACTTGAATGTGAGCAGTATTCAGAGCTaagatttttcccctttaactTTCCTCTATCCAGTAGGTAGGTTGAATGTTTAAAAACTCAGGTTACAGCTGACTGAGAAAATTCAACACTGATTTCCCCTTGCAGAATTCTAACTTTAGGGTACTAAGCTAAAGGTTCTTCTTCTTAGTCCTCACCAGTCTGCACGGTTAAAGGCGAAGATGATCATAGAAAGGAACAAGCAGCCAAATGCATTCAGAGGTGGTGGAAGTTGTACCAAAACAAGGTGAGAGTCCCCTGTCGGGAAGCAATGAGGACACCCACTTCTGCATTTTACTCTTGTTTCAGAATCTAGAGTaacctgctgctgggctccaggAACTACAGCAGTGCTTCCCAGTTCTTTACCACCATCTTCTCttccaccacttttttttttttttcaattcctccctgctgctgcttttgcctttttcctctaGAACCCTGTTTCTGCTGTGAGAAGGACAGTTTCTAAATGGGGAAGTCTGGGTGAGAAACTAAAGGGAGCTGTAGCAGCTCTCCCTTGATAGTGTTGCCTCCTTGGATCATCTTCTCATGGAgttcctgcctgctgcatctTGGCAACAGTGTTAGTACTGGAGCAGAGCCCAAGCTAATAAGCACAATGTATTGCTGATGTGTCCAGCATCACTAACATGCctcagagaagatgaaaagttCCTTTCTGGGAACTAATGCCTGTAACACCAATGCAAGCTTTCATGATAACTGTTTGACCTTCTTCCTGAATGCTCTTTTGAAGGATAGATTTAGGGCTTTGGCTAACTTTCCAACTGAGGCTACAGGTAAACTACACAATAGCTAAAGCTAGAGTAAGGGGTAAGAGTCCTAAAGgcattgaattatttttcttattatttcaaCTGTTCACTAAAGTATTATTGGAATATTGTTCAAGCTGTTGAAACTACTTGttaaatcaaatttaaaaaaacaacaacaaacaaaaccacaagcaaACATTCTTTGTAGTTAAAAATCATTCCTCCTTGTCATGTCATTATCTGActaagcaaaaagttgctctccatctttttttataagctccctttaagtattgaaaagcttcaatgaggtcaccccacagccttctcttcttttggctgaacatccccagctctcccagcctttctTCCTAGGAGAATATGAAAGATCCGTATCATGGAGACCATCCTTGAGGGGCAAACTACTCCAGCACAGGTTTCCTGTGGGCAGCACCCttatagtaaagaatttcttctgaatatctaaatctaccctctttaaACCTATTACCCCTTGACCTATTACTACAGTCCCTGATAAAGAGCCCCTCTCCAACTTTCTTGTAggctccctttaggtactgaaaggctgctgtaaggtctccccagaaccttttcttttccaggctgaacagccctcATACCTGATgccaaaaagctattttcaaagatgaaagaacttctttttctcaagcttgcattttgggtttgggttttaaAGTTGGGTGGTAGAacacatattttctttgtgtgtttgttgggaaaaatttggaaaatactTGTTAGATAAAACGTATATGTTTCTGGTGTTAACTTAggcattttccatttcagaaagaagaaattgcaCTGGATGAGGTGAGTATTTTTATGATACCAAACAAAGCAGTGAATCACATTTAACTTGTATAAAAGCATaagcaaataacttttttttattattatttttaaggaggTTTTATTGTGAGATGAGCTGTGGTACTGagactttgtttttcaggctgGCAGTGTTCACCTTTTGGTCTCAAGTTTTCTATatgtctttcattttcactATTAAGAATCGTCAGAAAGATTTCAAGTAGGAATTTGAAGCCTTTCCTAAGGAGAAATACCGCAGAGTGTTCTGAAGAAATTGACTTTGTGACAATTTAGTCACTTTTTGATCAGTGTTTTGCATAAACATTGCACATTTTGgttaaactgtttttcaaattgCACAACATAGCATCTTTAACTtgctttttccagaaaattagGAAGTCATATTTTCAGACATTAGAACAAATTTTATGTGATACAAATATGCTGTGTTACAACTAGATGCTTTTTGTTGATTAGAATCTAGTAAAACCCAAGTAAAAATCTGTATCAAAATCTGCAACTTGTACATTCAGCATAATCACTGCAGTAGTCTGCCAGGCTTGGCTTGATTTCTGGTCAAACCAGAGCATCACAGAGCCTGCTGAGGAGCCACCATGTAACATGGGAATGGGATGTTTCTCTATTTGTGAAATATAGGCTAGTGCCGGTGGCCagaaattaattgcttttaatgGGATCAATCATGAACACCTCTTAGACTGAATTTAAACCCTGAAGGTGCATGTCTATGGGTATTTTTATCCCCCTTGCTGGGGATTCTCTGGACTCTGGCACAGTGTCTGTGAAGTAGATGGGTGGGATTGCTTAAACCTAAAAAATGTCAAGACATCAGTATAGTATCTACTGCATGGGGAAAAGTTATTTTGCTTGTGTGCCTCTTTCCTCTGgacttttgttttaatttgtaggTGCCATCTTCCAAGGGAgctaatgtttctttctttctttcaatgcTAGGCAGTTGTTGTGCTTCAGGCAGCTTTCAGAGGACATTTAGCTCGACAGAAACTGTTACTGAATAGTGGGATGCGAGATGCAAAACCTCACAACAGGCATAGCCCTGGAAAAACGGTAATTGGTATCCAGTAATTCCattctttttagttttctatGTGAGGTACTATACTTCCACGCTTAATTCTCCATGTCACACAGTAGAGTTATTTTAATGCACTGGTTAGCAGCACCGTTGTAATTCCAGAAGGATAACAAATGAATTCCCTAGCTTtactttctgtcttctttaGTTCACAGAAGTAGAGTTGTAATTTCACTGCGTTACGGACTGTACCTAAATGtcctgtggtttttgttgttttgttcgagttttctggttttcttccatTAGCTAGTAACATAAATTTTAACTCATTAATTTGGAATGTGATTGGAAACTGCACTTATACTCATGTTTGTTGAGTCATTGTAGTAATAGGCAAACCTTTgtcactgaaattcagaaatatggTTTTAGAGATCTTTGGCTTAAAAAGTAATCTTGCATGTGGCTTGCTCTGCTAAAAACTTGCAGTATCTTAGTTATGTCAAATGTGCTCCAGATAGCTCAGCACTTATCAACtaatttttttgtcttctgtaaatCATTTGCCAGCTTACATGAACAACCTTTTGGCCTTTAGCAGGCTAAAATTAATTTGGAATTTTCCATACAAGTTGTCCATGTGGTCGCACTTTGAATgcaattttatataaataggCCAAATGTGATAGGACTGAATACTTTTGCTTCATACAAGCAGAAAGCATATCCATCATAAAGGTTGCCTTACCTTGTTTGACTTTAGGCGGTTTTCTTCCTGGGAAATAAATGAACTTTCCTTGCAGGTATCCAGTCTCATTAATTGAATGCAGGTGCTTCAAAGCTTGTACGACAGTCAGATTTGCATTGCTGCTTATAGAACCATAAAGACTGCAGaccaaaagacagaaatgtttgttccactgcagttttcaaaattaGGAGTAAAATTGTCAAAGCTTCTGTCAATTTCTAAAAGGTCAGTTCTCTTTGATCTGATTACTCTGCAGAACTCCTGTATGTCTCGTGTGTCAAACTCTTTGAGCTCGTCTTCTGACTGcgaggagaaagaggagactGTGACATTCATCCAGTCCATTTTCAGGGCTCACTTAGCACGTGCTGTACTGCTTGAGGAGAGGTAAGtgacaaataaattatttttttaattatttttttttgcgaTATGTAGAAGCAAAACTGTGCTTATTACAGGCGAGGAGTAATTTTTGAATGGGATTTTAGTGTGGGTTCCTTggcagagaaagagaacagGGCCATTGttcaaacacacaaaagagCTTTCTCAGAGTAAAATGCTGTGGATATGCAACTAAAGAGGTTTCTTGCTGCAGCAGTAATCTTCCTATATCTTGTTGCATGTTTGCTATAGAGATGAGGGAAAGCGgaggaaaataattactttttggagaaaaaaaaattatacacaGTTGCTATCGAACTCAGTGCTGCTACATTAGCTTAATTTAAATGAGTCTGAAGCTCTGACGCGTAAAAGTTAAGGATTATATGGAATAGGAACAGGGAAGAGCTAGGATACAATCTTGCATTCAGTCTACTGGCTTAACTCAGGAAGAACATGGCAATTTGCTTACTTTTTGTAAGGTTTTTTACAGGTTTGTTGTGACTGccttggaaaatactttttctcttcaggGTTTACTACACcagaaatttttaatattagttCCTATGGTTACAAGGCGAGTTACATAGTTTTCACCTCACATGTGTGACCCAGTTCACTTCTTCAAAAGATACACTTTTACCTCTGTGGTGCTAGTAACACAAGAAACTTCCCTGTATGCATTCTGAAGACAAACTGCAGTTCCTGTTCTGTACTATAGGCTATGCAATGTGTAATTTTGCAGACCCTTTGTGTCCAGTGCAACAAGTGAGAAAGCAGATTCTGCTGTCTACGTTACAGAGAATAAACCAGTCTCAGCAGCACTCCAGAGAACTCCTCCAGTCATCATGTCACCTCTTGGTAATCTCATTTCCTTCTGTGTTCAAAAGTATGTGGGGTTTGAGTAAGTGCAGACATAATTTGACAGAGCATCTGCACATACGCACGCATTTACATGCATACTTGCACTGTGCATTTACTCTTTTAATTTGATAACATGTTCCTTGTACGggcatattttcaaatgaaagattAAATCTTTGACAACGTCAGTACCAGCTTCCTCGCAGTGCTTTGCCTGTTTGTCAAAACTGCAGATTGGATGATCTCTTTCTGTGGTCAATAGTAATTATTTAAGGAACATGGTGTTCCTCTGTATTGCCTTTCTACTTCCTCTTCAAtcccccaccccctgccctgtagctgTAATATGGTACTTTCCATTGTCTACGGCTTGCGGCCCACAACATAAGTTGAATGAGTTTTCACCTTGCTGACTTAGTTTCTGATGGGGACAGACATCTGGTAAAAATGAACCATTCTAGTCAGCCATCTGTATTTAGTCATGTTTTTCATCAGTCTTTAGTTGCTGTATTAAGGGGAAAATTGGAGTTGTAGGTAGCCCTGCCAGCTAGCACTGCTGTGGTATAAGCTGGGAAAATGTCTTTGTCTTTTGTGGCTGATattcagtttttccttcttgaagttTGCTTGCTGCTTCTGAGAAAATGGATTTAAAGCCAAAGAGGCTTCTAAGAGGATGTTAGAAGTACtgagcaggaaaagcaaaacaatgatGTAGATAATACAAGTTTAGACATGCAGCTTCAAAGGAGTTAAAAACAAGCTGAAGAAAGctggtaaataaaataataaaataaaaatatcctgaGCAGGATATTTTAGGTTTTATGGACCAGTTGGAGAAAAAGAGCAACTTTGAGGGTGACCTGAAAAACATTAGTTTGTTGTTGTCAG from Aythya fuligula isolate bAytFul2 chromosome 15, bAytFul2.pri, whole genome shotgun sequence harbors:
- the IQCE gene encoding IQ domain-containing protein E isoform X1, producing the protein MARGAGEAAAEGQLGDDSLSVITCESDAEMKLKKRIFHKPPKSPKSPYSSSTQLYPKKPAIWRSLQGTGSARFENAAVKNPRQMWLGSLKQGVSHPLKSDVDVGHARSSVSSSTPEYLKEALGMKKPKHSRSSSNGYIPGTPDYKEKEDMYDEIIELKKTIQAQKNEGDRMKTKLRRLEEENNRKDKQIEQLLDPSKCSELARALSEKKSDNGWVVSGLKQKVLKLEQQCKEKDNAINKFQSDLKTNNLEEMRIAMETYYEEVHRLQVLLAKSETMRKNTEGRDTQKRLKALNAAVLRLSRNIKELQDENRSLKEDLDHVVSTSLASNKTKNYSEWSKQRLVRRILELEKKLGAMENTRVSPADSEPSQLLAVSSSPSADLDHPDSQQVDHVKECHHLRGLVKKLKSDRRALQNLLLSKELDIKQLLQAKAEVELELQKWQNKKEEKSMEEQTSSEEIQILTQKVGKSEATLEEEKSEMTEDTMEKLNKSSPVCTVKGEDDHRKEQAAKCIQRWWKLYQNKKEEIALDEAVVVLQAAFRGHLARQKLLLNSGMRDAKPHNRHSPGKTNSCMSRVSNSLSSSSDCEEKEETVTFIQSIFRAHLARAVLLEERPFVSSATSEKADSAVYVTENKPVSAALQRTPPVIMSPLARSSEKQSQPTLSLSVDEAHSDDSDDIVIGSPLLRMRKNSTHFCNGPR
- the IQCE gene encoding IQ domain-containing protein E isoform X2 — translated: MARGAGEAAAEGQLGDDSLSVITCESDAEMKLKKRIFHKPPKSPKSPYSSSTQLYPKKPAIWRSLQGTGSARFENAAVKNPRQMWLGSLKQGVSHPLKSDVDVGHARSSVSSSTPEYLKEALGMKKPKHSRSSSNGYIPGTPDYKEKEDMYDEIIELKKTIQAQKNEGDRMKTKLRRLEEENNRKDKQIEQLLDPSKCSELARALSEKKSDNGWVVSGLKQKVLKLEQQCKEKDNAINKFQSDLKTNNLEEMRIAMETYYEEVHRLQVLLAKSETMRKNTEGRDTQKRLKALNAAVLRLSRNIKELQDENRSLKEDLDHVVSTSLASNKTKNYSEWSKQRLVRRILELEKKLGAMENTRVSPADSEPSQLLAVSSSPSADLDHPDSQQVDHVKECHHLRGLVKKLKSDRRALQNLLLSKELDIKQLLQAKAEVELELQKWQNKKEEKSMEEQTSSEEIQILTQKVGKSEATLEEEKSEMTEDTMEKLNKSSPVCTVKGEDDHRKEQAAKCIQRWWKLYQNKKEEIALDEAVVVLQAAFRGHLARQKLLLNSGMRDAKPHNRHSPGKTNSCMSRVSNSLSSSSDCEEKEETVTFIQSIFRAHLARAVLLEERPFVSSATSEKADSAVYVTENKPVSAALQRTPPVIMSPLGHLDLFSFCLGDSLFQRTDI
- the IQCE gene encoding IQ domain-containing protein E isoform X3 translates to MARGAGEAAAEGQLGDDSLSVITCESDAEMKLKKRIFHKPPKSPKSPYSSSTQLYPKKPAIWRSLQGTGSARFENAAVKNPRQMWLGSLKQGVSHPLKSDVDVGHARSSVSSSTPEYLKEALGMKKPKHSRSSSNGYIPGTPDYKEKEDMYDEIIELKKTIQAQKNEGDRMKTKLRRLEEENNRKDKQIEQLLDPSKCSELARALSEKKSDNGWVVSGLKQKVLKLEQQCKEKDNAINKFQSDLKTNNLEEMRIAMETYYEEVHRLQVLLAKSETMRKNTEGRDTQKRLKALNAAVLRLSRNIKELQDENRSLKEDLDHVVSTSLASNKTKNYSEWSKQRLVRRILELEKKLGAMENTRVSPADSEPSQLLAVSSSPSADLDHPDSQQVDHVKECHHLRGLVKKLKSDRRALQNLLLSKELDIKQLLQAKAEVELELQKWQNKKEEKSMEEQTSSEEIQILTQKVGKSEATLEEEKSEMTEDTMEKLNKKEEIALDEAVVVLQAAFRGHLARQKLLLNSGMRDAKPHNRHSPGKTNSCMSRVSNSLSSSSDCEEKEETVTFIQSIFRAHLARAVLLEERPFVSSATSEKADSAVYVTENKPVSAALQRTPPVIMSPLARSSEKQSQPTLSLSVDEAHSDDSDDIVIGSPLLRMRKNSTHFCNGPR